In Streptomyces sp. NBC_00091, the following proteins share a genomic window:
- a CDS encoding transglycosylase domain-containing protein translates to MGRAEARRAQQQRGARKAPSGRADGRAGKSTGKKRSGIRRFFNWKTILGTFLGGILLLVIGAVALYFSVDEPNDPNKTATLQSNTYKYADGSVMARTGEMNREIVTLDKIPEDVRTAFIAIENKTFYKDRGIDVMGVARGLVNTVRGKGTAGGSTITQQYVKNYYLTQDQSPTRKLRELVISLKVDRRMEKDDILAGYLNTNFYGRNAYGIQAAAQAYYGVDSDKLTLEQGAYLAAVIQAPSQYDWATAGPNGKRLVLIRFNAVLDNMVEMGKLDQAKRQTLKFQEPIKPKQRPGMDGQKGYLIQAAEVEMNRQGIKDSEIAAGGWTITLAIDKKKQAALEKAVQDELESKLERKNTKDRPQDQSVQAGATSVDAKTGYVVAMYGGVGLTEKSASNALRTDYQPGSTFKPLVLASALENGSKTQDGRPINPNTLYDGTSKRPVVGSDTAFAPENQDDINYGDPMITLQEATNSSVNSVYAQLIVDAKPTNVKKTALSLGMVDRDGWLADKPAMSLGTMSANTVEMAAVYATLDNHGKKVTPTIIKKAEHKDGEFKPVTPIGAQVLTSTTADTVTKVLTGVVEEGSGKAVRSSAYEAAGKTGTTEKNVAAWFTGYTPELVTVVAMFGEDPNSHNQVTLTGTAGKGRAGGSSFPAQIWMAYTTAALKGQTTGQFDLSDAKMGTPAPSRAATPSAGPTGSATPTPSSSGTRPTGTPDPSGSSGKPDPTSSSGGPTPPTKKPTPPTKEPTPPTKEPTPPFPPPPNQLER, encoded by the coding sequence ATGGGCCGAGCAGAAGCGCGACGGGCGCAGCAGCAACGCGGTGCGCGGAAAGCGCCGAGCGGGCGCGCCGACGGGCGCGCGGGCAAGTCGACCGGGAAGAAGCGCAGCGGCATACGCCGCTTCTTCAACTGGAAGACGATCCTCGGGACTTTCCTCGGCGGGATCCTGCTCCTGGTCATCGGAGCGGTCGCCCTCTACTTCTCCGTGGACGAGCCGAACGACCCGAACAAGACCGCGACGCTCCAGAGCAACACGTACAAGTACGCCGACGGCTCGGTCATGGCCCGCACCGGCGAGATGAACCGCGAGATCGTCACGCTCGACAAGATCCCCGAGGACGTCCGCACCGCGTTCATCGCCATCGAGAACAAGACCTTCTACAAGGACCGCGGCATCGACGTGATGGGCGTGGCCCGAGGCCTCGTCAACACGGTCCGGGGCAAGGGCACGGCCGGTGGTTCGACGATCACCCAGCAGTACGTCAAGAACTACTACCTGACCCAGGACCAGTCGCCGACGCGCAAGCTCCGGGAGCTGGTCATCTCCCTCAAGGTCGACCGGCGCATGGAGAAGGACGACATCCTCGCCGGCTACCTGAACACCAACTTCTACGGCCGCAACGCCTACGGCATCCAGGCCGCGGCCCAGGCCTACTACGGCGTCGACTCCGACAAGCTGACGCTGGAGCAGGGCGCTTACCTCGCCGCCGTCATCCAGGCCCCCAGCCAGTACGACTGGGCGACCGCCGGCCCCAACGGCAAGCGGCTGGTCCTGATCCGCTTCAACGCCGTCCTCGACAACATGGTCGAGATGGGCAAGCTCGACCAGGCCAAGCGCCAGACCCTGAAGTTCCAGGAGCCGATCAAGCCCAAGCAGCGTCCGGGCATGGACGGGCAGAAGGGCTATCTGATCCAGGCCGCCGAGGTCGAGATGAACCGGCAGGGCATCAAGGACTCCGAGATCGCCGCCGGCGGCTGGACGATCACCCTCGCCATCGACAAGAAGAAGCAGGCCGCCCTGGAGAAGGCCGTCCAGGACGAGCTCGAGTCCAAGCTGGAGCGCAAGAACACCAAGGACCGGCCCCAGGACCAGAGCGTCCAGGCCGGCGCCACCTCCGTGGACGCCAAGACCGGCTACGTCGTCGCGATGTACGGCGGCGTGGGCCTGACCGAGAAGTCGGCGAGCAACGCCCTGCGCACCGACTACCAGCCGGGCTCCACCTTCAAGCCGTTGGTGCTGGCCTCCGCCCTGGAGAACGGGTCGAAGACCCAGGACGGCCGCCCGATCAACCCGAACACCCTCTACGACGGCACCAGCAAGCGCCCCGTGGTCGGCAGCGACACCGCCTTCGCCCCGGAGAACCAGGACGACATCAACTACGGCGACCCGATGATCACCCTCCAGGAGGCCACCAACTCCTCGGTGAACTCCGTGTACGCCCAGTTGATCGTGGACGCCAAGCCGACGAACGTGAAGAAGACCGCGCTCTCCCTCGGCATGGTCGACCGCGACGGCTGGCTCGCCGACAAGCCCGCCATGTCGCTCGGCACGATGAGCGCCAACACCGTCGAGATGGCCGCCGTCTACGCCACCCTCGACAACCACGGCAAGAAGGTCACCCCGACCATCATCAAGAAGGCCGAGCACAAGGACGGCGAGTTCAAGCCCGTCACCCCGATCGGCGCCCAGGTCCTCACGAGCACGACCGCCGACACCGTCACCAAGGTCCTCACCGGCGTCGTCGAGGAGGGCTCCGGCAAGGCCGTGCGCAGCTCCGCCTACGAGGCCGCGGGCAAGACCGGTACCACCGAGAAGAACGTGGCCGCCTGGTTCACCGGCTACACCCCCGAGCTGGTCACCGTCGTCGCGATGTTCGGCGAGGATCCGAACTCGCACAACCAGGTCACCCTGACCGGTACCGCCGGCAAGGGCCGCGCGGGCGGCTCCAGCTTCCCCGCGCAGATCTGGATGGCGTACACCACGGCCGCGCTCAAGGGCCAGACCACGGGCCAGTTCGACCTGTCCGACGCCAAGATGGGCACCCCGGCGCCCTCCCGCGCCGCCACCCCGTCGGCCGGCCCGACCGGCTCCGCCACCCCGACGCCGAGCAGCTCCGGCACCCGCCCGACCGGCACCCCGGACCCGTCGGGCAGCTCCGGCAAGCCGGACCCGACCTCGTCGAGCGGGGGCCCGACGCCGCCGACGAAGAAGCCGACGCCGCCGACCAAGGAACCGACGCCGCCGACGAAGGAACCGACGCCGCCGTTCCCGCCGCCGCCGAACCAGCTGGAGCGCTAG
- a CDS encoding ABC transporter ATP-binding protein, with amino-acid sequence MTPAGTLLSARDLRKAYGSTSALDGAAFSIHPGEVVAVMGPSGSGKSTLLHCLAGIVTPDSGTITYAGRTLSSMRDAERSALRRSDFGFVFQFGQLVPELSCVENVALPLRLTGVGRKQAERTALHWMERLQVDDLARQRPGEISGGQGQRVAVARALVTGPRVIFADEPTGALDSLNGELVMQLLTEAARSANAAVVLVTHETRVAAYSDREIVVRDGRSRDMEMSL; translated from the coding sequence ATGACCCCGGCCGGCACCCTGCTCTCCGCCAGGGACCTCCGCAAGGCGTACGGGAGCACCTCCGCGCTCGACGGCGCCGCGTTCTCCATCCACCCCGGCGAGGTCGTCGCCGTCATGGGGCCCTCCGGCTCCGGCAAGTCGACCCTGCTGCACTGCCTCGCCGGGATCGTCACGCCCGACTCCGGCACCATCACGTACGCCGGGCGCACCCTGTCCTCCATGCGCGACGCCGAGCGCAGCGCCCTGCGCCGCAGCGACTTCGGCTTCGTCTTCCAGTTCGGCCAGCTCGTACCGGAGCTGAGCTGCGTGGAGAACGTCGCCCTCCCGCTGCGCCTCACCGGCGTCGGGCGCAAGCAGGCCGAACGGACCGCCCTGCACTGGATGGAGCGCCTCCAGGTCGACGACCTGGCCCGCCAGCGCCCCGGCGAGATATCCGGCGGCCAGGGCCAGCGCGTGGCCGTGGCACGGGCCCTGGTCACCGGCCCCCGGGTGATCTTCGCGGACGAGCCCACGGGCGCCCTGGACTCCCTCAACGGCGAGCTGGTCATGCAGCTGCTCACCGAGGCCGCCCGCTCCGCGAACGCCGCCGTCGTCCTCGTCACCCACGAGACCCGCGTGGCCGCGTACTCCGACCGCGAGATCGTCGTACGCGACGGCCGCTCCCGCGACATGGAGATGTCCCTATGA
- a CDS encoding SpoIIE family protein phosphatase, with amino-acid sequence MTEYPTSQEGPQPTVASGGGTDELGHGKAPIAAAEAVRTHADFPRPRGTAGEGSGHGPADAGTEAARSRDGAAARNAGAGTGTGAGSGSVASSASVTGPGPGSGSGSGEVSVARREGDRLRFVGAATRRIARGIDLDEIVLGLCRATVPTFSDAILVYLRDPLPVGDERPVGPVVLRLRRTDRLRPIDDLTDTAEGAGAAGAAGELDFSQLPLVGPQGDLPAAELCEIRPGGALAEVLRGVRPVFGSAAGAKDALPELLGADHPVPRGQRAILAPLRGRRRVIGAAVFLRTPDRDAFEQNDLLVAAQLATHTALGIDKAVLYGREAYIADELQRTMLPDGLPQPTGVRLASRYLPAAETARVGGDWYDAIPLPGSRVALVVGDVMGHSMTSAAIMGQLRTTAQTLAQLDLPPAEVLHHLDEQAQRLGSDRMATCLYAVYDPVSHRITIANAGHPPPVLLHLGGRAEVLRVPPGAPIGVGGVDFEAVELDAPAGATLLLYTDGLVESRLRDVWTGIEQLRERLATTAQLTGLDHPPPLEALCDDVLDMLGPGDRDDDIALLAARFEGIAPSDVAYWFLDPEETAPGRARRFARRALTRWGLEELSDSLELLVSEVVTNAVRYAERPVTLRLLRTDVLRCEVGDDSPQLPRQRRARDTDEGGRGLFLVNRLARRWGATRLSSGKVVWFELPLPGVHERR; translated from the coding sequence GTGACGGAGTACCCCACCTCCCAGGAGGGCCCGCAGCCCACCGTCGCCTCCGGCGGAGGTACGGATGAGCTCGGCCACGGCAAGGCCCCCATCGCGGCGGCCGAGGCCGTACGCACGCATGCCGACTTCCCGCGCCCGCGCGGCACCGCCGGCGAGGGCTCCGGGCACGGCCCGGCGGACGCCGGCACGGAAGCCGCCCGCAGCCGCGACGGCGCGGCCGCGCGCAACGCGGGCGCGGGTACGGGTACGGGCGCCGGCTCGGGCTCCGTTGCCAGCTCGGCCTCCGTTACCGGCCCGGGCCCCGGCTCCGGTTCCGGCTCCGGGGAGGTCAGTGTGGCGCGCCGCGAGGGCGACCGGCTGCGCTTCGTCGGCGCCGCCACGCGCCGGATCGCGCGCGGCATCGACCTCGACGAGATCGTGCTCGGCCTGTGCCGGGCCACCGTGCCGACCTTCTCCGACGCCATCCTCGTCTACCTGCGCGACCCGCTGCCGGTCGGCGACGAGCGTCCCGTCGGCCCGGTCGTTTTAAGGCTGCGCCGCACCGACCGGCTCCGGCCGATCGACGACCTGACCGACACCGCCGAGGGCGCCGGGGCCGCGGGGGCCGCCGGCGAGCTCGACTTCAGCCAGCTGCCCCTGGTGGGCCCGCAGGGTGACCTCCCCGCGGCCGAGCTGTGCGAGATCCGGCCGGGCGGGGCCCTCGCCGAGGTGCTGCGCGGCGTACGGCCCGTCTTCGGGTCGGCGGCGGGCGCCAAGGACGCGCTCCCGGAGCTGCTGGGCGCCGACCATCCGGTGCCGCGCGGCCAGCGGGCCATCCTGGCCCCGCTGCGGGGCCGCCGGCGCGTGATCGGCGCGGCGGTGTTCCTGCGTACCCCGGACCGGGACGCCTTCGAGCAGAACGACCTGCTCGTCGCCGCCCAGCTGGCCACCCACACCGCGCTCGGCATCGACAAGGCGGTGCTGTACGGCCGCGAGGCGTACATCGCCGACGAGCTCCAGCGCACCATGCTGCCCGACGGCCTCCCCCAGCCCACCGGGGTCCGGCTGGCCTCCCGCTACCTGCCCGCCGCCGAGACGGCCCGGGTGGGCGGCGACTGGTACGACGCCATACCGCTGCCGGGCAGCCGGGTCGCGCTGGTCGTCGGCGACGTCATGGGCCACTCCATGACCTCCGCCGCGATCATGGGCCAGCTCCGCACCACCGCGCAGACCCTGGCCCAGCTGGACCTGCCCCCGGCCGAGGTGCTGCACCACCTGGACGAGCAGGCCCAGCGGCTGGGCTCCGACCGCATGGCCACCTGCCTGTACGCGGTCTACGACCCCGTCTCGCACCGCATCACCATCGCCAACGCCGGCCACCCGCCGCCGGTGCTGCTGCACCTGGGCGGCCGCGCCGAGGTGCTGCGCGTGCCGCCGGGCGCCCCCATCGGGGTCGGCGGCGTGGACTTCGAGGCCGTGGAGCTGGACGCCCCCGCCGGGGCCACCCTGCTGCTGTACACGGACGGGCTGGTGGAGTCCCGGCTGCGGGACGTGTGGACCGGCATCGAGCAGCTGCGCGAGCGGCTCGCCACCACCGCGCAGCTGACCGGGCTGGACCACCCGCCGCCGCTGGAGGCCCTCTGCGACGACGTGCTGGACATGCTGGGCCCGGGCGACCGGGACGACGACATCGCGCTGCTGGCGGCCCGCTTCGAGGGGATCGCGCCCAGCGACGTGGCGTACTGGTTCCTGGACCCGGAGGAGACCGCTCCGGGCCGGGCCCGGCGCTTCGCCCGGCGCGCCCTGACCCGGTGGGGCCTGGAGGAGCTGAGCGACTCCCTGGAGCTGCTGGTCAGCGAGGTGGTCACCAATGCCGTGCGGTACGCCGAACGGCCGGTGACGCTGCGCCTGTTGCGTACGGACGTACTGCGCTGCGAGGTCGGCGACGACTCCCCGCAGCTCCCGCGCCAGCGGCGGGCCCGTGACACCGACGAGGGCGGCCGCGGCCTGTTCCTGGTCAACCGGCTGGCCCGGCGCTGGGGCGCGACCCGTCTGAGCAGCGGGAAAGTGGTCTGGTTCGAGCTCCCCCTGCCCGGGGTGCACGAGCGGCGCTGA
- a CDS encoding hydrogen peroxide-inducible genes activator: MAVSSRGPKQPTLAQLRAFAAVAEHLHFRDAAAAIGMSQPALSGAVSALEEALGVRLLERTTRKVLLSPAGERIAVRARGVLDAMGGLLEEAEAVRAPFTGVLRLGVIPTVAPYLLPTVLGLFHRRYPGMDLQVHEEQTSSLLEGLGGGRLDLLLLAVPLGMPGVTELPVFDEDFVLLAPREHPLAGRRDIPREELRGLQLLLLDEGHCLRDQALDICREAGRGAGADVTTTAAGLSTLVQLVAGGLGVTLLPRTALRLETARNEHLATGYFAEPAPSRRIALAMRTGTARQEEFRAIAAALREAVRPLPVWPTD, translated from the coding sequence GTGGCTGTCAGTAGTAGAGGACCGAAGCAACCGACGCTGGCGCAGCTGCGCGCCTTCGCGGCGGTCGCCGAGCACCTGCACTTCCGCGACGCCGCCGCGGCGATCGGAATGAGCCAGCCCGCGCTCTCCGGGGCCGTCTCGGCGCTGGAGGAGGCCCTCGGGGTGCGGCTGCTGGAACGCACCACCCGCAAGGTGCTGCTCTCCCCGGCCGGGGAGCGGATCGCGGTGCGGGCGCGGGGCGTGCTGGACGCGATGGGCGGGCTGCTGGAGGAGGCCGAGGCGGTACGGGCCCCCTTTACCGGGGTGCTGCGGCTCGGGGTGATCCCGACGGTGGCCCCGTACCTGCTGCCGACCGTGCTCGGGCTCTTCCACCGGCGCTACCCCGGGATGGACCTCCAGGTGCACGAGGAGCAGACGTCCTCGCTGCTGGAGGGGCTGGGCGGCGGGCGGCTCGACCTGCTGCTGCTCGCGGTGCCGCTGGGTATGCCCGGGGTCACCGAACTGCCGGTCTTCGACGAGGACTTCGTCCTGCTGGCACCCCGCGAGCACCCGCTGGCCGGGCGGCGGGACATCCCGCGCGAGGAACTGCGCGGCCTGCAGCTGCTGTTGCTCGACGAGGGGCACTGCCTGCGCGACCAGGCCCTGGACATCTGCCGGGAGGCGGGGCGGGGTGCCGGAGCGGACGTCACCACCACCGCCGCCGGGCTGTCCACGCTCGTCCAGCTCGTCGCCGGCGGGCTCGGGGTGACCCTGCTGCCGCGCACCGCGCTGCGGCTGGAGACGGCCCGCAACGAACACCTGGCGACCGGGTACTTCGCCGAGCCGGCCCCCTCGCGGCGGATCGCGCTGGCCATGCGGACCGGGACGGCCCGGCAGGAGGAGTTCCGGGCCATCGCGGCCGCGCTGCGCGAAGCGGTACGCCCGCTCCCGGTGTGGCCCACCGACTGA
- a CDS encoding peroxiredoxin, protein MLTVGDKFPTYDLTACVSLEAGSEFAQIDHKTYEGKWRVVFFWPKDFTFVCPTEIAAFGKLNEEFADRDAQILGVSGDSEFVHHAWRKDHADLRDLPFPMLADSKHELMQACGVQGEDGFAQRAVFIVDQNNEIQFSMVTAGSVGRNPKEVLRVLDALQTDELCPCNWTKGETTLDAGALLAGE, encoded by the coding sequence GTGCTCACTGTCGGTGACAAGTTCCCCACCTACGACCTGACCGCCTGCGTCTCGCTCGAAGCGGGCAGCGAGTTCGCTCAGATCGACCACAAGACCTACGAGGGCAAGTGGCGCGTGGTGTTCTTCTGGCCGAAGGACTTCACCTTCGTCTGCCCGACCGAGATCGCCGCCTTCGGCAAGCTGAACGAGGAGTTCGCCGACCGCGACGCCCAGATCCTCGGCGTCTCCGGCGACTCGGAGTTCGTCCACCACGCCTGGCGCAAGGACCACGCCGACCTGCGTGACCTGCCCTTCCCGATGCTGGCCGACTCCAAGCACGAGCTGATGCAGGCGTGCGGCGTCCAGGGCGAGGACGGCTTCGCCCAGCGCGCCGTCTTCATCGTCGACCAGAACAACGAGATCCAGTTCTCGATGGTGACCGCCGGTTCCGTGGGCCGTAACCCCAAGGAGGTCCTGCGGGTCCTCGACGCCCTGCAGACCGACGAGCTGTGCCCCTGCAACTGGACCAAGGGCGAGACCACCCTGGACGCCGGCGCCCTGCTGGCCGGTGAGTGA
- a CDS encoding PadR family transcriptional regulator, translated as MSIGHTLLGLLEAGPRHGYDLKRTFDETFGHDRPLAYGQVYSTMSRLLKNGLVEVEGIESGGGPDRKRYAITDAGITDVEHWLSQPEKPEPYLQSTLYTKVILALLTHRSAGELLDTQRAEHLRLMRILTQRKRKGDLADQLVCDHALFHLEADLRWLELTAARLDQLAREVRR; from the coding sequence ATGTCCATCGGTCACACCCTCCTCGGCCTCCTGGAGGCCGGTCCGCGCCACGGCTACGACCTCAAACGCACCTTCGACGAGACCTTCGGCCACGACCGGCCCCTCGCCTACGGACAGGTCTACTCGACCATGTCCCGCCTCCTGAAGAACGGCCTCGTCGAGGTCGAGGGCATCGAGAGCGGCGGCGGCCCCGACCGCAAGCGGTACGCCATCACCGACGCCGGGATCACCGACGTCGAGCACTGGCTGTCCCAGCCCGAGAAGCCCGAGCCGTACCTCCAGTCGACCCTGTACACCAAGGTGATCCTGGCGCTGCTCACCCACCGCAGCGCGGGCGAGCTCCTGGACACCCAGCGCGCCGAGCACCTGCGGCTGATGCGCATCCTGACCCAGCGCAAGCGCAAGGGCGACCTCGCCGACCAGCTGGTCTGCGACCACGCCCTGTTCCACCTCGAGGCCGACCTGCGCTGGCTCGAGCTGACCGCCGCCCGCCTCGACCAGCTCGCCCGGGAGGTACGCCGATGA
- a CDS encoding SPFH domain-containing protein, whose protein sequence is MTNTTDTHSSEVREFTARSVGGGLALLLGLAGTVTGAGLLALAAAADATGAKATLIPLGFLLIIASIIAMTGLNTVAPGEARVVQLFGRYRGTVRADGLRWVNPLTSRQKISTRVRNHETAVLKVNDAYGNPIELAAVVVWRVSDTARAVFEVEDFTEFVETQTEAAVRHIAIEYPYDSHDEGGLSLRGNAEEITEKLAAELATRVEAAGVQIIESRFTHLAYAPEIASAMLQRQQAGAVVAARKQIVEGAVGMVELALTRLAEEEIVDLDPERKASMVSNLMVVLCGDRAAQPVINTGTLYQ, encoded by the coding sequence ATGACAAACACAACGGACACCCACTCGAGCGAGGTACGGGAGTTCACAGCGCGCAGCGTCGGCGGCGGGCTCGCCCTGCTGCTCGGGCTGGCGGGCACGGTCACCGGGGCGGGGCTGCTCGCCCTGGCCGCCGCGGCGGACGCCACGGGCGCCAAGGCGACGCTGATCCCCCTGGGCTTCCTGCTGATCATCGCCTCGATCATCGCCATGACCGGGCTCAACACCGTGGCGCCGGGCGAGGCCAGGGTGGTGCAGCTGTTCGGCCGCTACCGGGGCACGGTCCGCGCGGACGGGCTGCGCTGGGTCAATCCGCTGACCTCGCGCCAGAAGATCTCCACCCGGGTCCGCAACCACGAGACGGCCGTCCTGAAGGTCAACGACGCCTACGGCAACCCGATCGAGCTGGCGGCGGTCGTGGTGTGGAGGGTCTCCGACACCGCGCGGGCCGTCTTCGAGGTCGAGGACTTCACCGAGTTCGTCGAGACGCAGACCGAGGCGGCCGTCCGGCACATCGCGATCGAGTACCCCTACGACTCCCACGACGAGGGCGGCCTCTCCCTGCGCGGCAACGCCGAGGAGATCACCGAGAAGCTCGCGGCCGAGCTGGCGACCCGGGTCGAGGCGGCGGGCGTGCAGATCATCGAGTCCCGTTTCACGCATCTCGCGTACGCTCCTGAGATCGCCTCCGCGATGCTCCAGCGCCAGCAGGCGGGCGCGGTCGTGGCGGCCCGCAAGCAGATCGTCGAGGGTGCCGTGGGCATGGTGGAACTCGCCCTGACCAGGCTGGCCGAGGAGGAGATCGTGGACCTGGACCCGGAGCGCAAGGCCTCCATGGTCTCGAACCTGATGGTGGTGCTCTGCGGCGACCGTGCGGCCCAGCCGGTCATCAACACGGGCACCCTCTACCAGTGA
- a CDS encoding ABC transporter permease, whose product MSALRTWARDLAMGARFAFGGGREGWTRTLLTGVGVGLGVALLLISTAIPGALTARDERGDARFAAPSPTGTAPGRDTVLMAGANQVYKGKDVDGRFLLAEGPDAPVPPGLKSIPAPGEMAVSPALKSLLASADGALLRERLDAWKPTQVIGDAGLTGPGELFFYAGKGDLRITGAKDYRAQRVSDFNWHFERPGLDPVLMLLVVVTFVALLMPVAVFIAAAVRFGGERRDRRLAALRLVGADSHMVRRIAAGEALAGSVVGLGMGAGFFLIGRRLVGSFTFQQRSVFPADLDPSLWLAVLVALAVPVSAVAVTLFALRGVVIEPLGVLRTNRPGRRRIWWRLLLPLGGLALLAPLTGRGNDHGRFNQWQVSGGVVLLLIAITALLPWLLERFVGRMSGGPVSWQLAVRRLQVAGGGAARLVNGVAVAVAGAIALQMLFASVENDYTTDTGQDPSRAAISVLMIEADRAAVDAVAQQVSRAEGVAKAVAPSSFRAAHRIPSADDRVQVTVGGCEVLREFATIESCKDGDAFLITDAPAMKGGVPAPTAKAGDTLWVGRGLGGPGDDTDGVAGPADEAKPTQWTFPAGARGVAGRPDPAGVRHGGLLVTPSVAPKTVIEARTPQVYVQLDPSVPDAVEKARTAAFKAAPLATVMTLRSNRTDTGYSTVRVGLLFGATAVLLLIGASLLVSQLEQLRERRKLLSALVAFGTRRSTLSLSVLWQTALPIGLGLGLAAVIGTGLGVVLMKMANRPVRIDWASIVAMTGAGAAVVAAVTLLSLPPLLRLMRPDGLRTE is encoded by the coding sequence ATGAGCGCGCTCCGGACCTGGGCCCGGGACCTCGCCATGGGCGCCCGCTTCGCCTTCGGGGGCGGGCGCGAGGGGTGGACCCGGACCCTGCTCACCGGTGTGGGCGTCGGCCTCGGCGTCGCGCTGCTGCTGATCAGCACCGCGATCCCCGGCGCGCTCACCGCCCGTGACGAGCGGGGCGACGCACGCTTCGCCGCGCCCTCACCGACCGGCACGGCGCCCGGCCGCGACACCGTGCTCATGGCCGGCGCGAACCAGGTGTACAAGGGCAAGGACGTCGACGGCAGGTTCCTCCTGGCCGAGGGCCCCGACGCGCCGGTGCCGCCCGGGCTCAAGAGCATCCCCGCGCCCGGGGAGATGGCCGTCTCCCCCGCGCTGAAGAGCCTGCTGGCCTCGGCGGACGGCGCGCTGCTGCGCGAACGCCTCGACGCCTGGAAGCCCACCCAGGTCATCGGCGACGCCGGCCTGACCGGACCCGGCGAGCTCTTCTTCTACGCAGGCAAGGGCGACCTGCGGATCACCGGAGCCAAGGACTACCGGGCCCAGCGGGTGAGCGACTTCAACTGGCACTTCGAGCGCCCGGGGCTCGACCCGGTCCTGATGCTCCTGGTCGTGGTGACCTTCGTGGCCCTGCTGATGCCCGTCGCCGTGTTCATCGCGGCCGCCGTCCGCTTCGGCGGGGAGCGGCGCGACCGCCGGCTCGCGGCGCTGCGCCTGGTCGGCGCCGACAGCCACATGGTCCGCCGGATCGCGGCCGGCGAGGCGCTGGCCGGATCCGTGGTCGGACTGGGGATGGGCGCCGGCTTCTTCCTGATCGGCCGCCGACTGGTCGGCAGCTTCACCTTCCAGCAGCGCAGCGTCTTCCCCGCCGACCTCGACCCCTCCCTGTGGCTGGCCGTCCTGGTCGCGCTCGCGGTGCCCGTCTCGGCCGTGGCCGTGACGCTGTTCGCCCTGCGCGGTGTGGTCATCGAGCCGCTGGGGGTGCTCCGCACCAACCGGCCGGGCAGGCGCCGCATCTGGTGGCGGCTGCTGCTGCCGCTCGGCGGACTCGCCCTGCTGGCGCCGCTGACGGGGCGCGGCAACGACCACGGGAGGTTCAACCAGTGGCAGGTCAGCGGTGGCGTGGTGCTGCTGCTGATCGCGATCACCGCCCTGCTCCCCTGGCTGCTGGAACGGTTCGTCGGACGGATGTCCGGCGGCCCGGTGTCCTGGCAGCTCGCCGTACGCCGCCTCCAAGTCGCCGGCGGCGGCGCCGCCCGCCTGGTCAACGGCGTCGCGGTGGCCGTCGCCGGGGCCATCGCCCTCCAGATGCTCTTCGCGAGCGTCGAGAACGACTACACGACGGACACCGGACAGGACCCCTCCCGCGCGGCGATCTCGGTCCTCATGATCGAGGCCGACCGGGCCGCGGTCGACGCCGTCGCCCAGCAGGTCTCCCGGGCCGAGGGCGTCGCCAAGGCCGTCGCACCGTCCTCTTTCAGGGCCGCGCACCGGATTCCGTCCGCGGACGACCGGGTCCAGGTGACGGTCGGCGGCTGCGAGGTCCTGCGCGAGTTCGCGACCATCGAATCCTGCAAGGACGGCGACGCCTTCCTGATCACGGACGCCCCCGCCATGAAGGGCGGGGTGCCCGCGCCCACGGCCAAGGCCGGCGACACCCTCTGGGTCGGCCGCGGCCTGGGCGGCCCCGGGGACGACACGGACGGCGTGGCCGGCCCGGCCGACGAGGCCAAGCCCACCCAGTGGACCTTCCCGGCCGGCGCACGCGGGGTCGCCGGCCGCCCGGATCCAGCGGGCGTGCGGCACGGCGGACTGCTGGTGACCCCCTCCGTCGCGCCGAAGACGGTGATCGAGGCCCGCACGCCCCAGGTGTACGTGCAGCTCGACCCGTCCGTGCCGGACGCCGTGGAGAAGGCCCGCACGGCCGCCTTCAAGGCGGCCCCGCTCGCCACCGTCATGACGCTCCGGTCCAACCGGACGGACACCGGCTACTCGACGGTCCGCGTCGGACTGCTCTTCGGCGCGACCGCCGTGCTGCTCCTGATCGGCGCCAGCCTGCTGGTCTCGCAGCTGGAGCAGCTGCGGGAGCGCCGGAAACTGCTCTCCGCCCTGGTCGCCTTCGGCACCAGGCGCTCCACGCTGAGCCTGTCGGTGCTCTGGCAGACGGCCCTGCCGATCGGGCTGGGCCTCGGCCTGGCCGCCGTGATCGGCACGGGGCTCGGCGTGGTCCTGATGAAGATGGCGAACCGCCCCGTCCGGATCGACTGGGCTTCCATCGTGGCGATGACCGGCGCCGGCGCGGCCGTCGTCGCCGCGGTCACCCTGCTGAGCCTGCCGCCACTGCTGCGCCTGATGCGCCCGGACGGCCTGCGCACGGAGTGA